One stretch of Arthrobacter polaris DNA includes these proteins:
- a CDS encoding flagellar biosynthetic protein FliO: MDAFLLVIRVGLSLGVVMVLLWMAQKRFSKVGRSKELSVLQVVGRRSVGPKASVVVVESDGLRFMLGVTENSISVLHSSEVPEPLPEMDQPQDPAFAAVLKAAGEPALRRDGAARRLRRGTNAGTMHGTIFARSTWVQAGAAVRKGLNL, encoded by the coding sequence ATGGATGCATTCCTCCTGGTCATCCGGGTGGGACTGTCGCTAGGTGTTGTCATGGTGCTCTTGTGGATGGCTCAGAAGCGATTTTCGAAGGTTGGACGCTCCAAGGAACTCTCTGTTCTTCAGGTAGTTGGACGCCGCAGCGTTGGACCCAAAGCCTCAGTGGTGGTTGTGGAATCCGATGGCCTGCGATTCATGCTGGGTGTCACTGAGAACTCGATCAGCGTTCTGCATAGCAGTGAAGTACCTGAGCCTCTACCCGAGATGGATCAGCCGCAGGATCCAGCCTTTGCCGCGGTGCTCAAGGCTGCTGGGGAGCCAGCCCTTCGCCGGGATGGTGCAGCACGCAGACTCCGGCGCGGCACGAACGCCGGAACCATGCACGGAACAATCTTTGCCCGCAGCACGTGGGTACAGGCGGGCGCCGCTGTGCGCAAGGGCCTGAATCTGTGA